In Fusarium fujikuroi IMI 58289 draft genome, chromosome FFUJ_chr08, one genomic interval encodes:
- a CDS encoding related to aspartate-tRNA ligase, cytosolic yields MTGILAPVTSAFGMPLPSKNRLKGSSATTNSSTPPSPSTSTFSSSSLSSFKTPSRLITSFTPAPVHAPSTPPLSAVSIDSVLSQAKATSLTSSPTSLDMASPETSRPASAVLSIDTRPSAAILSSAFSSPRSASPSRTIRETMRDSAVELRNSARSSMDGTTTTTNGAVVPSSRTSLDSGRTSMSSDWPVHPGEINTIAQLDTLPIGTEVTFRARIETQRPISKVLDFLLLRDQTHSVQGVLARDASNADFITWVRKINPESLVQITGNLKTPPEPIRSATHSNVEVDVVSVHLVNPAQNLPFSNYKPPETLRNRMNARILDLRHPSNQALFRVRSMVSRIFRNTLEEQGFVEINTPKLQPAATESGAAVFAVNYFGRRAFLAQSPQLAKQEAISADFGRVFEIGPVFRAENSNTHRHLTEYTGLDLEMAIDTDYHEVIQFIDMFLKEVFRTVYASRELEVIRKRWPSGEFKWLEETPIIPFSEGIQMLRDDGRDVEEEDLSTPDEMRLGQLVREKYGTDYYVLDKFPANARPFYTAKDPEDPKWTRSFDIFIRGQEICSGGQRIHNVDELRANMAAAGMAEDGMEDYLTAFELGAPPHAGAGLGLERIVAWMLELGDVRYASLFHRDPKSLPTKAPGLPHPEADTTKPHHADSPPPIEKLIANYGDATNTSWLDDRFQIWRHSTGAAVGWVQREKFAMITGDPLCDRSQYTQVIRDFIHYITVDLRLTPFWMLVSYEVQKILASELRWRSLSCTEEQRVDADKHNSAQIDGLAAKARRVEREGVKIHEVKPDEDFISRANPAIEAWKGTRKGKGKQVHLTEVRPWIDQEHRRYFAAEKDGKVISMVVLAKLAPRHGWQVKWALDFPGAVNGAIEVLVSFALQNVSGKVTFGAGVSEKLTPGEHVGGIRAKFLSASYRSIVDSLGLRRKASFRSKFGALGEEIYICYPKHGVGLRDLQNVIKFFTD; encoded by the coding sequence ATGACGGGCATCCTTGCTCCCGTCACATCAGCCTTTGGCATGCCACTACCTTCAAAGAATCGTCTAAAAGGATCCTCGGCCACCACAAATTCTTCAACTCCCCCTTcaccttcaacttcaaccttttcttcctcttccctctCTTCATTTAAAACTCCTTCACGTTTGATCACTTCCTTCACTCCAGCCCCAGTGCACGCCCCGTCGACGCCCCCACTATCTGCCGTCTCCATAGACTCGGTCCTTTCACAAGCCAAAGCCACCAGTCTGACATCATCACCGACGTCGCTCGATATGGCGAGCCCAGAGACCAGCCGGCCTGCTTCAGCAGTGCTGAGCATTGACACAAGGCCATCCGCTGCTATTTTGAGTTCGGCTTTCTCGTCGCCTCGTTCCGCGTCTCCCTCTAGAACTATTCGCGAAACCATGCGCGATAGCGCCGTTGAACTGCGCAACTCTGCTCGATCTAGTATGGATGGCACaactaccaccaccaacgGCGCTGTTGTTCCCAGCAGCCGCACCTCTCTCGACAGCGGTCGAACAAGCATGAGCTCTGACTGGCCTGTTCACCCTGGCGAGATCAACACAATTGCACAGCTCGATACTCTCCCTATCGGTACCGAAGTCACTTTCCGAGCCCGTATCGAGACTCAGCGACCTATTTCGAAGGTTCTcgacttcctcctcctccgcgaCCAGACACACTCCGTTCAGGGTGTTCTCGCCCGTGATGCCAGTAATGCCGACTTTATCACATGGGTCCGAAAGATCAACCCCGAATCTCTTGTCCAGATCACTGGTAACCTCAAGACCCCTCCCGAACCGATTCGATCGGCTACACATTCCAATGTTGAGGTCGATGTCGTGTCTGTTCATCTCGTCAACCCCGCTCAGAACCTCCCCTTCAGCAACTATAAGCCCCCAGAGACTCTGCGCAACCGCATGAACGCCCGAATCCTCGATCTCCGACACCCTTCCAACCAGGCGCTTTTCCGTGTGCGCTCAATGGTCTCCCGCATCTTCCGAAACACCCTCGAAGAGCAAGGTTTTGTTGAGATCAACACCCCTAAGCTTCAGCCTGCCGCCACTGAAAGTGGTGCTGCTGTTTTCGCTGTAAACTACTTCGGTCGTCGTGCTTTCCTCGCCCAGAGTCCTCAGCTCGCCAAGCAAGAAGCTATTTCTGCTGATTTCGGTCGCGTTTTCGAGATTGGCCCCGTCTTCCGTGCCGAGAACTCTAATACCCACCGTCACTTGACAGAATACACTGGCCTAGATCTTGAGATGGCCATTGACACCGACTATCATGAGGTCATCCAATTCATCGACATGTTCCTCAAGGAAGTCTTCAGAACCGTTTATGCCTCTCGAGAGCTCGAGGTTATTCGCAAGAGATGGCCTAGTGGTGAGTTCAAGTGGCTAGAAGAGACCCCCATTATCCCCTTCAGCGAAGGTATCCAGATGCTCCGTGATGATGGACGtgatgtcgaggaggaggatctgtCCACTCCCGACGAGATGAGACTTGGTCAACTTGTGCGCGAGAAGTATGGTACAGACTACTACGTCCTCGACAAGTTCCCTGCCAACGCTCGCCCCTTTTACACTGCCAAGGACCCCGAGGATCCCAAGTGGACTCGATCTTTCGATATCTTCATTCGAGGACAGGAGATTTGCTCCGGTGGTCAACGTATCCACAACGTTGATGAGCTCCGCGCCAACATGGCTGCCGCTGGCATGGCCGAGGATGGTATGGAAGATTACCTTACTGCCTTTGAGCTGGGTGCTCCTCCCCACGCTGGtgctggccttggtcttgagcGAATCGTCGCTTGgatgcttgagcttggcgatgtTCGATATGCATCTCTATTCCACCGTGATCCCAAGTCTCTTCCTACTAAGGCTCCTGGTCTGCCTCACCCCGAGGCTGACACCACCAAGCCTCACCACGCCGACTCCCCCCCTCCTATCGAGAAACTCATTGCCAACTACGGTGATGCTACCAACACCTCCTGGCTCGATGATCGTTTCCAGATTTGGCGACACTCCACTGGTGCCGCTGTTGGTTGGGTCCAACGCGAGAAGTTTGCTATGATTACTGGTGATCCTCTCTGCGACCGCAGCCAGTACACTCAAGTCATCCGCGACTTTATCCACTACATTACTGTGGACCTTCGATTGACACCTTTCTGGATGCTTGTTTCCTATGAAGTTCAGAAGATTCTTGCCTCTGAACTTCGCTGGCGAAGCTTGTCTTGCACTGAGGAGCAGCGTGTCGACGCCGATAAGCACAACAGCGCCCAAATCGATGGCCTCGCTGCCAAGGCTCGCCGCGTTGAGCGTGAGGGTGTCAAGATTCATGAGGTCAAGCCCGACGAAGACTTCATCTCTCGTGCTAACCCCGCCATTGAAGCATGGAAGGGCACTCgtaagggcaagggcaaacAGGTTCACCTTACTGAGGTCCGCCCCTGGATTGACCAGGAGCACCGCCGATACTTTGCTGCCGAGAAGGATGGGAAGGTCATATCCATGGTCGTTTTGGCCAAGCTTGCTCCTCGCCACGGCTGGCAGGTCAAGTGGGCACTGGATTTCCCTGGTGCTGTCAACGGCGCCATCGAGGTGCTTGTGAGCTTTGCTCTCCAGAACGTCAGCGGAAAGGTCACCTTTGGCGCTGGTGTTTCCGAGAAGCTTACCCCCGGTGAGCACGTTGGTGGTATTCGGGCCAAGTTCCTCAGTGCCAGCTACCGGTCCATCGTCGACAGTCTCGGCCTCCGTCGCAAGGCATCATTCCGATCCAAGTTCGGTGCCCTCGGCGAGGAGATATACATCTGCTACCCCAAGCACGGTGTCGGCCTGCGCGATCTACAGAATGTCATCAAGTTCTTCACCGACTAA
- a CDS encoding probable endo-1,4-beta-xylanase B precursor, which yields MVHFTSVFAGLSLVAGSLAAPSKEGLFSKITKRAGTPNSSGTNNGFYYSWWSDGGADATYTNGEGGSYSMEWKDGGNVVGGKGWSPGKARTISYEGEYKPNGNSYLSVYGWTRNPLVEYYIVESFGTYNPSSGATKKGTVEADGSTYDIFETTRTNAPSIDGTQTFQQYWSVRQQHRSTGSVDTGLHFDAWEKAGMKLGTHDYQILATEGYFSSGSSHMTVSEGASSGGSTGGDASQGGDASQGGDASQGGNGQQGDTQQPGNGQQGGDASQGANGQQGGNGNSFQQPGSENQPQQQEIDTGANEPCQ from the exons ATGGTTCACTTCACTTCCGTCTTCGCTGGGCTGTCGCTCGTAGCTGGTTCTCTTGCCGCGCCCTCCAAAGAAggtctcttctccaagattACCAAGCGGGCTGGTACTCCCAACAGTTCAGGTACTAACAACGGATTCTACTACTCCTGG TGGAGTGATGGCGGTGCCGATGCCACTTATACCAACGGCGAGGGAGGCTCTTACTCCATGGAGTGGAAGGATGGCGGTAACGTCGTCGGTGGTAAGGGCTGGTCTCCTGGAAAGGCCCG AACCATCTCGTACGAAGGAGAGTACAAGCCCAATGGCAACAGCTACCTCTCTGTCTATGGCTGGACCCGAAACCCTCTCGTCGAGTACTATATCGTGGAGTCCTTCGGCACCTACAACCCCTCCAGCGGTGCTACCAAGAAGGGTACCGTTGAGGCTGATGGCAGCACCTACGATATCTTCGAGACTACTCGCACTAACGCCCCTTCAATCGACGGTACTCAGACCTTCCAGCAGTACTGGTCTGTTCGCCAGCAGCATCGCTCTACTGGTAGCGTCGACACTGGTCTTCACTTCGATGCCTGGGAGAAGGCTGGTATGAAGCTCGGTACCCACGACTACCAGATCCTCGCTACTGAGGGTTACTTCAGCAGCGGATCTTCTCACATGACCGTTTCTGAGGGTGCTTCTTCCGGTGGATCTACTGGCGGTGACGCTTCCCAAGGCGGTGATGCTTCCCAGGGAGGTGACGCTTCTCAAGGTGGAAACGGCCAGCAGGGTGATACCCAGCAGCCTGGTAACGGTCAGCAGGGCGGTGATGCTTCTCAGGGCGCAAACGGTCAGCAAGGTGGCAACGGAAACTCTTTCCAGCAGCCTGGCAGTGAGAACCAACCCCAGCAACAAGAGATTGACACTGGTGCTAACGAGCCCTGCCAATAA
- a CDS encoding probable sulfate permease II: MSQPGKNSAKTALEKFIGADHTEPEEKAPSITNADLYIEEEPTVGEFLREITPSTRAIGEYFYNLFPFLSWVGKYNLIWFIGDLVAGITVGAVVVPQSMAYAQLAQLPVEYGLYSSFMGVLIYWFFATSKDITIGPVAVMSQVTGNIVLKAADSLPDVPGHVVASALAVIVGSIVTFLGLARLGWLVEFIPLPSICAFMTGSGVNIIAGQVPKLMGIKGVNTRQATYRVIIDTLKNLGGSKLDAAIGLSALTMLYLIRIFCSTMAKKQPQRAKLYFFISTLRTAFVILLYVGISAGMNINHRSKPRISIVGDVPSGFTHAAVPEINTPIIKSFVSELPAAVIVVLIEHISISKSFGRVNNYVIDPSQELVAIGVSNLLGPFLGAYPATGSFSRTAIKSKAGVRTPFAGVITAIVVLLALYALTAVFFYIPNAGLAGVIIHAVGDVITPPKVVYQFWRVSPIEVIIFFAGVLVTIFSSIENGIYTTIAMSAAVVVFRLFKTRGRFLGVVRVRTMKANVSDGTASPGSVDEGEGSLRAGFLPLDHGNGSNPKVTVRTPYPGVFIYRFAEGFNYPNASHYLNHLTETIFQECRRTNPALLGKLGDRPWNDREPRHIKAIDNDERPILKAVVLDFSSVNNVDVTSIQALIDVRNQLDKFAAPEVVDWHFANIENRWTKRALAAAGFGFRTPRTNHDGTGHWKAIFSIADLGGDDSAATAAALDEKAKSAPIKQDIEAVDDSINSIGSEKGVSRDPTSARLIAVQGLNRPFFHLDLQEAVDAAVSAAELKQH; this comes from the exons ATGTCTCAACCTGGCAAGAATTCTGCCAAGACGGCCTTGGAAAAGTTCATCGGCGCCGATCACACCGAACCCGAAGAGAAAGCGCCTTCAATCACCAATGCAGACCTTTACATCGAAGAGGAGCCTACAGTTGGTGAATTTCTTCGAGAAATCACACCCAGCACTCGTGCTATTGGAGAATACTTTTACAACCTCTTCCCGTTCTTGTCATGGGTCGGCAAGTACAATTTGATCTGGTTTATTGGTGATTTGGTTGCCG GTATCACTGTTGGTGCTGTCGTTGTTCCCCAGTCTATGGCCTATGCCCAGCTGGCACAGCTTCCCGTCGAATATGGATTGTACTCATCCTTCATGGGTGTCTTGATCTACTGGTTCTTCGCCACTTCAAAGGACATCACCATTGGT CCCGTCGCTGTCATGTCCCAGGTCACAGGTAACATCGTCCTCAAGGCTGCCGATTCCCTGCCGGATGTTCCTGGTCACGTTGTCGCCTCCGCCCTCGCAGTCATCGTCGGCTCAATTGTCACATTCCTTGGTCTCGCTCGTCTTGGCTGGCTCGTTGAGTTCATCCCTCTGCCTTCCATTTGCGCTTTCATGACTGGCTCCGGTGTCAACATTATCGCTGGCCAGGTACCCAAGCTTATGGGCATCAAGGGTGTCAACACCCGTCAGGCAACGTATCGTGTGATCATCGACACCCTCAAGAACCTGGGTGGCAGCAAACTTGACGCTGCTATTGGTCTGTCAGCCCTGACCATGCTCTACCTGATCCGTATTTTCTGCAGCAccatggccaagaagcagcccCAGCGCGCTAAGCTGTACTTCTTCATTTCGACCCTGCGAACTGCTTTTGTCATCCTGCTGTACGTTGGTATCAGCGCTGGCATGAACATCAACCACCGCTCCAAGCCCCGCATTAGCATTGTCGGCGACGTTCCCAGTG GTTTCACTCACGCTGCTGTCCCCGAGATCAACACCCCCATCATCAAGTCTTTTGTCTCTGAGCTTCCCGCTGCTGTCATCGTTGTCCTGATCGAAcacatctccatctccaagtctTTCGGCCGTGTCAACAACTATGTTATCGACCCCTCTCAGGAACTCGTCGCGATTGGTGTCAGCAACCTTCTCGGTCCCTTCCTTGGAGCTTACCCCGCCACTGGATCTTTCTCCCGAACTGCCATCAAGTCCAAGGCTGGTGTCCGAACTCCCTTCGCTGGTGTCATCACTGCAATTGTCGTCTTGCTTGCTCTCTACGCCCTTACTGCTGTCTTCTTCTACATCCCTAACGCAGGCCTTGCTGGTGTCATCATCCACGCTGTCGGAGATGTCATCACTCCTCCCAAGGTTGTCTACCAGTTCTGGCGTGTCTCACCCATTGaggtcatcatcttcttcgctggTGTACTCGTCACTATCTTCAGCTCCATCGAGAACGGTATCTACACCACAATCGCCATGTCCGCTGCTGTCGTCGTCTTCCGTCTCTTCAAGACCCGTGGTCGCTTCCTCGGTGTTGTCCGTGTCCGAACCATGAAGGCCAACGTCAGTGACGGTACCGCCAGCCCTGGATCCGTTGACGAGGGTGAGGGTTCTCTCCGAGCTGGTTTCCTTCCTCTTGATCACGGCAACGGTTCCAACCCTAAGGTCACCGTCCGCACTCCTTACCCTGGTGTCTTCATTTACCGATTTGCCGAGGGCTTCAACTACCCCAATGCCTCTCACTACCTGAACCACCTCACCGAGACCATCTTCCAGGAGTGCCGACGAACTAACCCTGCTCTTCTGGGTAAGCTTGGTGATCGTCCTTGGAACGACCGAGAGCCCCGCCACATCAAGGCTATTGACAATGATGAGAGACCTATCCTCAAGGCCGTGGTCCTTGATTTCTCCAGTGTTAACAACGTCGACGTTACTTCTATCCAAGCTCTGATTGATGTTCGCAACCAACTTGACAAGTTCGCTGCTCCCGAGGTCGTTGACTGGCACTTCGCCAACATCGAGAACCGATGGACTAAGCGTGCtctcgctgctgctggcttCGGTTTCCGCACTCCCCGCACTAACCACGACGGCACTGGACATTGGaaggccatcttctccattgcCGACCTCGGCGGTGATGACAGcgctgctactgctgctgctctcgatgagaaggccaagagcgCCCCCATCAAGCAGGATATCGAGGCTGTTGACGACTCTATCAACAGCATTGGCTCCGAGAAGGGTGTCTCAAGAGATCCAACCAGCGCTCGTCTCATTGCTGTGCAAGGTCTCAACCGACCTTTCTTCCATCTCGATTTGCAGGAGGCCGTCGACGCTGCCGTTTCCGCCGCTGAGTTGAAGCAGCACTAA
- a CDS encoding related to ADH7-NADP(H)-dependent alcohol dehydrogenase, with the protein MVSYKVFRGTPEGKIVSDTVERELQNHEVFIETTHSGVCGTDKLYQPSGIVLGHEGVGVIREVGSSVKNVKVGDRVGFGYTHQICGSCDNCCTDLDQYCRERQIYGFSDTDNGSFSYGAVWDSKTVAPIPDGYDSADAAPLLCAGATVYTVLTKYGLRSQDRVGVMGIGGLGHLAIKLAAAKGAHVVVFSSSESKRQEALDYGASEFIVFKSGDEAPENFKPVKHLLLCGSANVDYSSLIPLVDTDGVIYPLTAALESTPVPLTSLSLKGIRVQGSLVSSRDSLRKLLDFAARKNIKPTIMTYPLNEEGIEKALHDLKEGKVRYRAVLVKE; encoded by the exons ATGGTCTCTTACAAGGTCTTCCGAGGAACCCCCGAGGGAAAGATTGTCTCTGACACCGTCGAGCGTGAACTCCAGAACCACGAGGTCTTCATTGAGACAACACACTCTGGTGTTTGTGGAACGGATAAGCTCTACCAGCCCAGTGGAATTGTCCTTGGTCACGAGGGCGTTGGTGTTATTCGTGAGGTTGGATCGTCAGTGAAGAACGTCAAGGTTGGCGACAGAGTTGGATTCGGATACACACATCAGATCTGCGGCTCTTGCGACAACTGCTGCACAG ACCTTGACCAGTACTGCCGTGAGCGTCAGATCTATGGTTTCTCTGACACTGACAACGGCTCCTTCTCCTACGGCGCTGTCTGGGACTCCAAGACCGTTGCTCCTATTCCCGATGGGTACGACTCCGCTGATGCCGCCCCTCTTCTCTGCGCGGGAGCAACTGTTTACACAGTTCTGACCAAGTATGGGCTTCGCTCTCAAGATAGAGTTGGTGTTATGGGCATTGGTGGCCTGGGCCATCTTGCTATCAAGCTAGCTGCTGCTAAGGGTGCTCACGTCgttgtcttctcttcctccgaGTCTAAGAGACAGGAAGCCCTTGACTATGGCGCCTCTGAATTTATTGTCTTTAAGTCTGGAGACGAGGCTCCCGAGAACTTCAAGCCCGTTAAGCACTTGCTTCTCTGCGGTAGCGCAAATGTCGACTACAGCAG CCTCATTCCTCTTGTTGATACCGATGGTGTCATCTACCCTCTTACTGCCGCTCTGGAGTCTACTCCCGTGCCCCTGACCTCGCTCTCCCTCAAGGGCATTCGCGTTCAGGGCTCTCTGGTCAGCTCTCGCGATAGCCttcgcaagcttcttgatttTGCTGCCAGgaagaacatcaagcccaCCATTATGACATACCCTCTGAACGAAGAGGGGATTGAGAAGGCTCTACACGACTTGAAGGAGGGCAAGGTTCGATACAGAGCTGTCCTTGTCAAGGAGTAA